Part of the Pueribacillus theae genome, CCGGAGCAAATTTGCTGTGCTTGCGTCCTGTTCAGCCCTATTTGCATAAACAAAAGGTGTTAATGGGCTTTCACAAGCACGTTTTTTGCATAGACGATTTTCATTAACTCATCCTTCAGCTCTTCATTTGAGTAGTCCAAGAAATGCTGGATGAAATGGGTTAGCAACTGCTCGTCCGCTTCAGTCGTCCGTCCAACATAAATCTTTTCATAAATTTCATCAGGAAGAAGTTCATGTTCATCGAGCAATTCTTCGTACAATTTTTCCCCTGGCCTTATCCCTGTGTAAACAATTGGAATTTCTTCTTCTGTATAGCCGGATAACTTAATCAATTTCCGTGCAAGGTCTACAACCTTGACCGGTTCGCCCATATCTAAAACGAAAACTTCCCCGCCCTTTGCGAGTGTGCCGGCTTGGATGACCAATCGGGAGGCTTCGGAGACGGTCATGAAATAGCGTGTCATCTTCGGATCTGTGACAGTGACCGGCCCGCCCTGATTAATCTGCTGTTTAAACAGAGGAACGACACTGCCGCGGCTGCCCAATACATTGCCGAAACGAACAGCCGTAAACACGGTGTCACTCTGTTTGCTCAAGTTTTGGACAATCATTTCCGCAATCCGTTTTGTCGCCCCCATGATACTGGTCGGGTTGACCGCCTTATCCGAAGAGACGAGGACAAAGGTATGGACGCCGCAAGCTGCTGCTGCTTCAGCAACGTTTTTCGTTCCGATGATGTTATTTTTCACCGCTTCATGCGGGTTGTATTCCATCAGCGGGACGTGCTTATGGGCGGCAGCATGGTAAATAATGATCGGCTTATATATGTCCATGATGTCAAACATGCGCTTCCGGTCTTTAATGTCTCCGATAACCGGGACAATGTCTATATCCATTTCGCCACATATGGCCTCTAGCTCCATATGAATGCGGTAAATGCTATATTCGCCATGTCCGACCAAGATTATTTTTTTTGGATTGAATTTGATTAACTGGCGGCAGAGCTCGGAACCAATTGACCCTCCTGCCCCGGTTACCATGACAGTTTGTCCGGAAACCAACAGCTTAATGGCATGGATGTCAAGCTCAACCGGCTCGCGCCCGAGCAAATCTTCGACTTCCACATCCTTTAACTGTGTCACGGACACTTTCCCTTCCAGTAAATCTTCCACCTTCGGAAGAATTTGTGTTTTTACCTTTGTTTGATGGCACACGGACACAATTTTATTCATCTTCTCATGATGGAGAGAGGGAATAGCAATAATAATATGTTCAATGGCGTATTTGTGAACGATGGATCCAATATCTTTCGTTTGTCCGAGGATAGGCAAATTATACAGCTGCATCTTTTGTTTTGATTCTTCATCGTCGATAAAACCGACAGGGAGCAAATCAGAGTTGTTTCCTGTTTTTAATTGCCTGGCGATCATGGCTCCCGCCGAACCGGCCCCAATAATTAGCGTGCGTTTTTTATTTCCGTCCTTATCCGCATCATGGCCGCGGGCGACTCTCCAAATAAAACGCGAGCCGCCAATCATCAAAATATGCAGCATCCAAGTTACCAGAAGGGCGCGTTTATAAATGGTAAAATCACTGACAAAAAATTGGACAAGCGCGGCAGCGATAATCGACAATGTGACAGCTTTCACAATAACGATTAATTCATCGACACTGGCATAGGCCCACACTTTATTATATAAATGATAAAGCGTTGCAAATACATGATGGAATACCAACAGTGCAATCGCACTAATGATAAGCGCCCTCGTGTCAATCACCGTTTCATACGGATAGGCAATCCACGCAGCGATAAAGATCGCCACACTGACGATGACAGAATCCATCAAAATGAACGTTGCCAATCTAGTACGATATGCCATGATGTCATGTCCTTTCTGTAGATTAATCGAAGCAATTCGATAAATGCTTATCAATCTACTATACCATATGAAAAAGCGCCGTTTAAAGAAGATGTTCAAAAAAGCCGGTTCGAATGGCCCGGGTGAGCCCGACATCGGCCTTCTTGTCCTTCGGTACTCCTTTAAACACACGGTTAAAAGTTTTTGCTGGAATGCCTTTTCCTTTCGCTTGCGGAAAAAAGCACGCCGCTAATCCCAAGAGAGACAATGAGCCAGTGGAAAAGCCCAATCGGCTGTATATTAAAGAAGAGCGAGATTTCGAGATTTTGATAAATTAAAATCCCCAGGAAAAAACACGCCGACCAGCGAACAATTTTCACATCCAGGTTCTTTTGCAACACTTTCCAAATGCCAAACAGGAAAAGGATGAAGCAAGCTAACCCAATGAACCCGCTTTCGAGAAAAATCTGCAAATATTGGTTGTGGACATGGACAAAATGAGCACCTTTTATATACTCATCGGGCGTTATCCCAACCTTGTGGCCGGTAAGGGGGCGCTCCAAACCGTAATAAAAGGCCGTTTCCCAAATGTCTTGCCTACCGGAGAAAAGGTTTTTCCCGAAATTTTCAACAGACCATTGATTCAGTCTCGTGAACATGCTGCTTTTGGCGAGTGTACTGTAGAGAACGAGAAAGAGCAGATTAAAAGCCAAGACAGCATAAAACAAATAATAGAACACTCTTTTGGAAAAGAATAACACGATTTGGGCAGCGATAACAGTTAAAAGAAGCAACAGCACAGCCCGGGCTGATGAAGTATAAATCATGAACAGGGCAAGCAATATCCCGATGGAATATAAGGCCTTTTTCCATTTGTTTGCGTCACCGAAGGCGACGAGCTGAAAAAATAACAGGCAAGACAAAAACACCCCTAAAATATTCGGGTTTCTGATCACGCTTTGAAAGTCGCTCATCGGCATGCCTGACAGCATCCAATGAAAGAAAATGAGAACAACAATGAACAGGCTCATTTGAGCAAACAAAATAATAGCGGATGCCTCCCACCTAATATGGGCAGTTGCCGCAATAAATGCAAAAGTTAAAAGCATGTCAATCAACGCAAGGTTATCATCGAAGTTTCCGTTAATGACATGAAGAAGAATAGATATGACGATAAATAAGCCAAGTGAACTGTAAAAGGGAGTTAAGCCGTTATCCGAAATCGGCCGCCTCGCTTTGCGCATTTCATAAAGGATATAGCCGATGTAGAGAAGAGCGCCATATTTCATCCATTCCATCGTTGTGAACGCAATCTCCCTAATCGGGAGTATTGTCACATCGAAAACATTAAAAAGCAAAAAACCGAAAAATATTCCCGACAACATCAAGTACAAACGGGTTTGCAATGTATTCAAAGCTGTAGTACTCCTTAACCATTCGAATTATTCTTTGACAAACTTCATTCCTGCCCAAATGATCACTAGCGTAGCGATGCCGCCGATAAGAAGCGGCAGAAAAACGGAATTGGCCGAAACGTTGGATAACAACCATAGCATGCCTGCGGCAGCCAAGCTGAACAGCCCGAGATTGACAGCGGAACGCCGGCTGCAAAGCGCCAAATCTAATCTCGTTTTCCCAAAAATAATGAGCAGGGCCATATTAACAATCGTACTTACAACAGTCCCGAACGCAATCGCCTTAACACCAAAATGATCAATGGTCAGCGTAATGACGAGGATATTTACGCCAAACACAGAAATAATATTTAACACATTCGGCAGCAGCGTATGTTCAAGCGCATAAAAAAACCGCGTCACGTACGTATTTAACGCCAAACTGAAAACCGACAAAGAAAAAACCTGCAGCAGCGGGTATGTCATATTCGTCGATTCCTCGCTAAAATGGCCATACTGGAAGATAAACGTAATGATTTCTTTCGCATACATCAACATAAATAAACTCGCCGGCAGCAAGGTGAGCGTAAGTAATCTAAAGCCTTTTTGATACGTATCACGCAACTTGCCAACATCATTTTCCCCCGCCGCTTTTGCAAGAAGCGGATAAATGACCGTCGTGACACTCGCCATTAAGACCCCTTGCGGAAACTGGGTCATTTTTGAGGCATAGTTGATAGCCGCAATCGCTCCTTCTTCCATTCGAGCGGCATAAATACGCTGAATAATGAGATAGAACTGCATCGTCGCCCCGCCTAAAACCAGCGGCAATGCCAAACGGGCAAATCGTTTGATTTCCGGCAGTTTTTTAGCCTTAAATTGAAGCGGCATCAATTGCTGCCTTTTTATTTGATATACTAAGATAATAAACATACTTAGCGAACCGAGAGTTGCCCCGAGGGAATAAGAGTATTCCATCAAAAATGGCGTCAAGCCGAAACCGATAATGAAATAGATTCCATTAAACGCTAGTGATGTAAACGTGCTTAACCGGTAATTCTCATGTACATTATGAAGCCCGGTCAATAACATCGACACGACGAGGAAAAATGTTGCCGGAGCTGTAACGATAAACAATTTACTCGTTAAAGCCAATGCCTCTTCTGACATCCCTGAAAAGAAAAGGTTCATCCAAAACGTTGGAAAGATGATAAAAACAACGGTTAATCCGCCGATTCCGACACTTAGATAGGAAAAGAGGGTTTGGACAAAATCATTTCTTGAGGATGCATTTAATTTGCTGTAGACAGAAATAAAGGCAGTCGTTATTGCACCGCCGATGACGACATACAGAAAGTTCGGAATCGTAAATGCCGTAATAATGCTATCCGCCCGAAAGCTAGTCCCGTATTGATAGCCAATCGTAACTTCACGGGCAAAGCCGAGCAGCCTGGCGATAATATTCATAATCGTTATCGCACCTACTATTTTAAAAAAACGCGACCGCAACATAAACGCAGTAACCCCTAACTTATGTTCTTATTTAATGCTTCGGATAAATGTGCTTCAATAATTCCATACCGCTCGGTGTTTTATTTTTTAAATCATGCAAAATCGCCTTGAATCGAGTACGTGTACCGTCCCAGCTACGGCGCATCTCATGCAATTGATCCAAAAAGAACCGGGGGTGTTCGTGCAGCTTATCAATGGAAATGACATAGCGCCCGCAATCTGCCGAATCCATAAAATCTTGTACTTTCCGATGATAAGACACCGCAAGAACCGGCGTTTCTGTGACGATGGCCAGAATGAGAGAATGAAGCCTCGTCCCGATGACTAGATCCAGCCCGCTGATTATTTGCAGCACCTCTTCGTGGGTAAGCATCCGGTCTAGCACAGCAGTACAGTCTTTATGCTTCATGAGCTGCCGAATATCCTTCGCCGCCTCCGTGTCGTAAGGATGTTTTGTCGAAAAGAAGTGAATCACCGTGTCAGGGTTTGCCTCGATGATGTGATCAAGATTCTGTGCCATGCCCCGTATATAATGATGGTATTTTTCCGTATGATCAACCGGCCAATACGTTTTATTGCAATAAGGCACTGCTGTCACGCCAATGTGAAAGCCTTTCTTTGCTTGGGCCTTTTTCCCGGGTGCCTCCACAAAAAAAGCCGGATCGGAAATAACATCAATCTGTTTATTTACACCGATGGACTCTAGCAGTTTCTTAGATTTCGGGTCTCTCACCGTCACCATTTCAGCCCCGTTAACGAGCGATCTTAAAAGGATTTTCCCAAGCGTTGACTCAATCGGGCCGGCGCCGGCTCCGTAAATGGCAACAGGCGTGTTTGCGCGCCGTGCAAGCCATCCATACATTCCGTATACAATCGGCCCGTTGCGATAAAGATCCATCAATATGCCGCCGCCGCCAATCAATAACACATCGAGCTGCCCGATAATCGGTTTATGATGTACCATTGTTGCAATGAATTTCATCGCATCCGTTTTTTTTCGCTGAAACAGGTTTACAGATTGGACGCCATATTTTTGCCGTGTCTGCTCCGGATTGTTTGAGAATACGAGAATCTCATTCCGGCTGATTTGATAGGCGTCTTCCAGCTGGATGATGATGCCCTCCAGAATGGCATCATCCCCCAGATTGTCATTTCCGTAGTTTCCGACAATTCCTATTGTCATCACTCGTTCATTCCTTTCGAATTGAACAGGCTGCCAAATCCTGTAACCTTTCGATTTCGCAGCGGTTTTGGCACCATAACAAACTTTATCATATCACGCCTATTCGTGTTATACTAGAATGGTAATTTACATAAATTTATAAGTTCGCGTTCAAAAATGGGCTGAATCAGGCACAGGCAAGGCTGAATAAGCTTCTGTGCAGCCTGGCGCTGCGGATTTTCTGAACCTTTCTGAACAACTCTTTAAGGAGCAATAAACTCTATGACCAGACAATTACTTGTGCAAAGGCCTAAAAACATGCATGAATTAAGGCCTTATCTGAAACTCGTTAAACAAATAAATGATTTAGAAGACACATACAGACAATATTCTGACGAACAATTGAAAAGCAAAACAGAACAATTTAAACAACGTTTAGCCAATGGAGAAACGATCCATGATTTGGCGGTTGAAGCTTTTGCAACAGTTCGAGAAGCGTCAAGCCGCGTTTTAGGGTTGCGCCATTTTAATGTCCAATTGCTGAGTGGGCTCGTTTTGCTGCACCGCAATGTCGCGGAGATGAATACAGGGGAGGGCAAAACATTGGTCGCCTCTCTTCCAAGCTATCTCGTGGCGCTCGAAGGAAAAGGGGTGCATATTGTCACGGTCAACGACTACCTTGCCAAACGCGACAAGGAGTTAATCGGACAGATCCATGAATTTCTCGGGCTGACTGTCG contains:
- a CDS encoding polysaccharide biosynthesis protein encodes the protein MAYRTRLATFILMDSVIVSVAIFIAAWIAYPYETVIDTRALIISAIALLVFHHVFATLYHLYNKVWAYASVDELIVIVKAVTLSIIAAALVQFFVSDFTIYKRALLVTWMLHILMIGGSRFIWRVARGHDADKDGNKKRTLIIGAGSAGAMIARQLKTGNNSDLLPVGFIDDEESKQKMQLYNLPILGQTKDIGSIVHKYAIEHIIIAIPSLHHEKMNKIVSVCHQTKVKTQILPKVEDLLEGKVSVTQLKDVEVEDLLGREPVELDIHAIKLLVSGQTVMVTGAGGSIGSELCRQLIKFNPKKIILVGHGEYSIYRIHMELEAICGEMDIDIVPVIGDIKDRKRMFDIMDIYKPIIIYHAAAHKHVPLMEYNPHEAVKNNIIGTKNVAEAAAACGVHTFVLVSSDKAVNPTSIMGATKRIAEMIVQNLSKQSDTVFTAVRFGNVLGSRGSVVPLFKQQINQGGPVTVTDPKMTRYFMTVSEASRLVIQAGTLAKGGEVFVLDMGEPVKVVDLARKLIKLSGYTEEEIPIVYTGIRPGEKLYEELLDEHELLPDEIYEKIYVGRTTEADEQLLTHFIQHFLDYSNEELKDELMKIVYAKNVLVKAH
- a CDS encoding O-antigen ligase family protein, translating into MNTLQTRLYLMLSGIFFGFLLFNVFDVTILPIREIAFTTMEWMKYGALLYIGYILYEMRKARRPISDNGLTPFYSSLGLFIVISILLHVINGNFDDNLALIDMLLTFAFIAATAHIRWEASAIILFAQMSLFIVVLIFFHWMLSGMPMSDFQSVIRNPNILGVFLSCLLFFQLVAFGDANKWKKALYSIGILLALFMIYTSSARAVLLLLLTVIAAQIVLFFSKRVFYYLFYAVLAFNLLFLVLYSTLAKSSMFTRLNQWSVENFGKNLFSGRQDIWETAFYYGLERPLTGHKVGITPDEYIKGAHFVHVHNQYLQIFLESGFIGLACFILFLFGIWKVLQKNLDVKIVRWSACFFLGILIYQNLEISLFFNIQPIGLFHWLIVSLGISGVLFSASERKRHSSKNF
- the murJ gene encoding murein biosynthesis integral membrane protein MurJ; this translates as MLRSRFFKIVGAITIMNIIARLLGFAREVTIGYQYGTSFRADSIITAFTIPNFLYVVIGGAITTAFISVYSKLNASSRNDFVQTLFSYLSVGIGGLTVVFIIFPTFWMNLFFSGMSEEALALTSKLFIVTAPATFFLVVSMLLTGLHNVHENYRLSTFTSLAFNGIYFIIGFGLTPFLMEYSYSLGATLGSLSMFIILVYQIKRQQLMPLQFKAKKLPEIKRFARLALPLVLGGATMQFYLIIQRIYAARMEEGAIAAINYASKMTQFPQGVLMASVTTVIYPLLAKAAGENDVGKLRDTYQKGFRLLTLTLLPASLFMLMYAKEIITFIFQYGHFSEESTNMTYPLLQVFSLSVFSLALNTYVTRFFYALEHTLLPNVLNIISVFGVNILVITLTIDHFGVKAIAFGTVVSTIVNMALLIIFGKTRLDLALCSRRSAVNLGLFSLAAAGMLWLLSNVSANSVFLPLLIGGIATLVIIWAGMKFVKE
- a CDS encoding polysaccharide pyruvyl transferase family protein codes for the protein MTIGIVGNYGNDNLGDDAILEGIIIQLEDAYQISRNEILVFSNNPEQTRQKYGVQSVNLFQRKKTDAMKFIATMVHHKPIIGQLDVLLIGGGGILMDLYRNGPIVYGMYGWLARRANTPVAIYGAGAGPIESTLGKILLRSLVNGAEMVTVRDPKSKKLLESIGVNKQIDVISDPAFFVEAPGKKAQAKKGFHIGVTAVPYCNKTYWPVDHTEKYHHYIRGMAQNLDHIIEANPDTVIHFFSTKHPYDTEAAKDIRQLMKHKDCTAVLDRMLTHEEVLQIISGLDLVIGTRLHSLILAIVTETPVLAVSYHRKVQDFMDSADCGRYVISIDKLHEHPRFFLDQLHEMRRSWDGTRTRFKAILHDLKNKTPSGMELLKHIYPKH